The following nucleotide sequence is from Firmicutes bacterium ASF500.
CATTTCCGTTTGGCAGGAGTGCGCCGTGCGCGGCAGGACGCATCCCTGCGGGCCGGAAATGGCCTGTACCACTACAACTGAATAGGGCAATCAGATACATTCTGTATGCGCGGAGCCGGGCGGCGGGTACGCAGGGAGACTCCCCCGTGAAAGGAGGCAGGACATCGGGAGGACGGAGCGAACAAGGCCAGCGCCGCAAAGCAGCTATGGCACAGCAGCGGGCCACGAACCGCATACAGGCATGATGATACTTGCGTCGGCTATGCGTCACAGCGTAGGACGCCCCGCCACGGGAATGGGGGGAGGCACGAAAATTCCTATGGAGCGGCTTTGCCAGCCGCCGTCTGAACCTGCCTTTGCTTTATATCGTGAACAACTGAATACAGCACCGCCCGACGGTGCGAAATTTGTCGATAATGCGTCTCACCGTGAGACGCATTTTTCATTGGAAATACGTCTCACGGTGGGACACATTTCACAAAGGAGTGTGCTTGACAAATGGCAAATGCAATCCGAACGGCACAGCCGGGAATAAAGACGGAGATTAAGATCGGCAATACGACCTACATAGTAGGCGGGTATTTTGCCCCCCAGGGTGTCACCGTTTCAGAAAAAATAAAGCGTTTACTTGACAAGGAAACAAAGAAAACTGTTGTCTGAAAGTGACAAAATTTGCACTTTCTCTTGACATTTGATATAATATACTTGTCACAAGGAATGAAACGGTGACTGCCGGATAGGAGGCTATGATGGATAGGCAGTCAAACAAAATCACAGCGGTATATTGCCGCCTCGCCCATTATGATGATGATATGGACAGGGCCACCGCCTGGAATCAAATGGATCAGCTAACCCGGTATGTTTCGGAACAGGAACTGGCAACCCCAGAACTGTTTTGTGATTGGGGCTTTAGTGGCCTTAATGACAAACGCCCGCAGTACCAACGCATGATCCGGGCGATAGAGGCCGGAACGGTTTCTGACCTCGTTGTGCAAGACTATTCCCGCCTGGGGCGCAACACTCAGATGTGCAGTAAATTTGTTGAGATTTTTCTGCCTCGGCATGGCGTCACATTCCATGCAGTTAAAGACAGCATCATTTACACTCCACAGGCGTTGAATGAGCTTGCGGCCCAGCGTGAAGCCATCTATGCTCTTTTCCAGCAGATGCGGCGGGAAAGGGGACGGCGATAATGGCGGCATACACAAAAAACCTTGCAGAAAAATGGACGGCCCTTTATGTCCGTCTCTCCCGCGACGATGAGAACGAGGGGGACAGCAACAGCATTGCCCACCAAATTGAAATCCTCACCAAATATTGCAAAGACCACGGGATAACCCGGCACAAGATTTACAAAGATGACGGATTTTCCGGCACGAATTTTAACCGACCCGGATTTAAGGAAATGCTTTCCGATATTGAGGCCGGACTGGTGGGGGCAGTCATTGTTAAGGATATGTCCCGGTTTGGCCGCAACTATCTGGAGGTGGGGCTATATACGGAAATCCGCTTTCCAGAATTGGGCGTTCGCTTTATCGCCGTCAATGACGGAGTGGACAGCGACGATCAGATGGGCAATGACTTTACCCCGTTCCGTAATATCATAAATGAGTGGTATGCAAAAGATACCAGCAAAAAGGTACGGGCGGTTTTCCGCAATAAAGGTATGTCTGGCCAGCGGCTGGGCGGCATTGTTCCGTATGGGTATATCAAAGACGAGACTGGACAACTCGTAATTGATGAGGAAACCGCCCCCATAGTCAAGTTAATTTTCCAGCTTTGTGTTGAGGGCAATGGCACCGGGAAGATTGCGAGAATACTCAAGGAACGTGAGATACCCACTCCTGGTACTATCATCTTCCAGAGGACAGGCCGGGCAGGGAGATACCACCCCGATAATCCTTGTTTATGGCGTGGTGAGACTATATCGGGCATTTTAGCGCAGGACGCCTATTTAGGACAGACAACGAATTTCAAGTATTCCAAGCCCTCATTCAAGAGCAAAAAAATCGCCCGTAATCCTCCCGAAAAACGTATGCTCTTTGAAAATACACATCCAGCAATTATTGACCCTGATACCTGGGAAATCGCGCAAAAAAACAGAGAGCAACGGAAACGGCCCATGAAGCAGGACGAGATCGGATTGTTTTCTGGATTGGTTATCTGCTCTGATTGTGGAAAGCGGTTATATCATAGTCGTGGAATTTCCACAGCGCATGAACGGGAGAATTACACTTGCGGTACTTACCGCCGCTTTAGCAACCGATGCACCGCACACTATATCCGCGTAGTAGTTTTAGAAGAACTTGTATTGCAAAACTTACAGCGGGTTGTGGCCTATGCGCGGGAGGACGAAGATGAGTTTGTCCGGCGCGTGATAGAAAACAAATTGGCTGTTCAGCGCACGGAACAGGAGCAATCCAAAAGAAAGCTGGAGAAGCAAAGGCGGCGTATTACGGAATTGGACGCAATTATACAGAGACTTTATGAGGACAATGTGACAGGTAAGCTGACAGACGAACGATTTGCCAAACTGTCCGCAGCCTATGAAGCGGAGCAGGCAGAATTGAAACAGTCCGTTGAAAGTCTGAGCGTCATTGTAGAGGCATCCGAAGCGCAGGCTGTCAATGTCAGAAGTTTTCTGAAAATTGTAAAGAAGTACACCGAGCCGACAGCGTTGACTCCCCAACTCCTGCATGAATTTGTGGACAAGATCGTTGTCCACGAAGCCGACAAGTCCAGCGGCCACCGCATCCAGCGGATTGACGTACACTACAACTTTATCGGGGAGGTTGATTTTTCCCCGGAATTTCGCAGGTAAAAGAAGTAACAGCATGGCGCCGTTGCACCAAACTGTTACTTCCCTCCGAAATATCAAAATGTTCTTTATGCGTGGAAAGCCTTGATTTTACTGGCTTTTCGCTCCTCTTCTCGGATTATTTTTCTCCTCGGATAATGCGCCTTATCCGAGATCTCAGATAAGGCGCAATTATACACCACCCAGAGGTTGGTGCATTGCGTTCTCCGAAGGCTCCTCGCCGGAGGGCTGTGATTTTCCGCAGTCATAGTCTGCTCCAAATCATACAGGGGACGCTACGCTTCCCCTGCGCTGGCTGCCGCCAGCTACCCTTTTGTGGACTTGCCCTCTGGGGACACCTTGCGCTGCAAGCTGTTCCCAGCCGACAAGTTTCATAAAATATGCTATCTTTTCGATAGGCGATGAAGTATAATGAAGATGACAACAAATTAGAAATTGTAGAGGTTAATTTATGAAAATCATATCATTGGTAGAAAATAGAACGAAATCAGATTGTATGGTAAAACATGGACTATCACTTTATATCGAAACAAGGACACATAAAATTTTATTTGATTTAGGTCCAGACAATACATTGTTTGACAATGCAGTTAGAAGAAATATTGATATTTCAAAGGTGGATACGGTTATTGTTTCACATGGGCACTTTGACCATGGAGGTGCTTTGAAAAAGTTTTTAGAGGTCAATTCTTTAGCTAATATTTATGTACAGAAAGAAGCTTTTGAACCACATTACAGCAAAATTTTATTTTTTAAAATACCTGTTGGAATTGATAGTAAACTCAAGTCAAATAGACAGGTGATACTGTTGGATGGCGATTATAAAATTGATGATGAATTATCATTGTTTACAGTGAGTAAAACAAATAAATTTTATTCTCCTGCTAATAATGCTCTTTATGGTGAAAATGGAAAAGATAATTTTAGACACGAGCAAAATTTGATTATTTCAGAAAATCAAGTAGTACTTATTATGGGGTGTGGACATACTGGTGTTGTCAATATAATGGAAGAAGCAGAAAAGTATAAACCTGATTTTTGCGTTGGAGGTTTCCATTTATTCAATCCGCTCACAAAGAAAACAGTGTCAAAAGAATTGTTAAATGGCATTGTAACGGAACTTCAGAAATATAAAGATACTGAGTTTTATACTTGTCATTGTACAGGGAAGAAAGCATTTGACTATTTATCTCATCAAATGAGTAATATGCACCATATGTCTTGTGGTGAAAGTGTTGAAATTTAATATTTTAGAAAGTTAAATTCTAATTTTTATCATTCTTTCACCGCCCATCTTCTTGCCCTTCGGACAAGAAGCATCCCTCGCTTTCAGCTCGGTCAATTCAAGTTTGTTATTCCACACACATCGGGTCAACTTGCCCCGAACTTTTATAACTAAATACCCGCCGCCCACACAGCGGCACACCGAGCAGGAAATCTGAAAAAGGTCTCCTGCTTTTTTTCTGCCCAAAATGAGGTGGTAAAACGCCACCCCATCCACCAATTACCGAAAGGAGGGACACGAAATGCCCTGTCCACACAACGAAATCACGATTGTGCAGCGCAGCCAGCGGCAGTCTGCGGTTGCTGCCGCTGCTTACCAAAGCGGCGAAAAGCTGTTCTGTGAATACGACCAGCAAGTGAAGCACTACCCGGAAAAGCGTGGTATCGTCCACAATGAAATCCTGCTCCCGGCAAATGCCCTGCCAGAGTATGCAGACCGCAATACCTTATGGAACGCTGCCGAAGCGGTTGAGAAGCAATGGAACTCCCAGCTTGCAAGGCGGTGGGTGCTTACCATCCCCAGAGAGATACCGCCTGACCAGTACGCTGTCCTTGTCCGGGAGTTTTGTAAGCAGCAGTTTGTTTCCAAAGGCATAATCGTTGACTTTGCCATCCATGACCCCCATCCGCCGGGACACAATCCCCACGCCCATGTCCTGCTGACTATGAGGGCAATGGACGAACATGGGAAATGGCTTCCCAAGAGCCGCAAGGTTTATGACCTTGATGAAAACGGGGAACGGATAAAACTTCCGTCCGGCAGGTGGAAAAGCCACAAGGAGGATACGGTTGACTGGAATGACCAGAAGTATTGTGAAATCTGGCGGCATGAATGGGAGGTCATCCAGAACCGCTATCTGGAAGCCAATGACTGTCAACGCCAATATGAAATTGTAAGAAAACGCCGAAGAAATTTTGTAGTTTTTCGGCGGGGGTGGGTAACAAAATCAGCAGCTGCCTTGCTCAAAAAGAGTGTTCACGATTTGCTGTTTCTGACGCATAAATTCTTTGCGTTCTTTCAGGCGGTAAGACTCACCCTTGATGTTGATAACGGTGCAGTGATGCAGTACACGATCCAGGATGGCGGAGGCGATGGTGACGTCGGCAAAGACCTCGTTCCACTGGGAGAAAGTCTTGTTGGAGGTAAAAACGGTAGACGTTTTTTCATACCGTCTGGCAATGAGCTGGAAAAAGAGATTTGCGCCCTGGATATCCATAGGGAGATAGCCGATTTCGTCAATGATGAGCATCCTGTACTTGGCCAGAACTTTGAGCTTGTCCGGCAGGCGGTTCTCAAAGTGGGCCTTTTTGAGCTGCTCAATAAGCTGGTGGCAGTTGATGTAGTAGGTGGAGAAACGGTGCTGTGCTGCCACCAGGCCCAGGGCGGAGGCCAAATGGGTCTTGCCCACGCCTGGCGGGCCGAGGAAAACCACATTCTCCCCGTTCTCCAGGAAGCGCATGGTGGCCAACTCATCGATTTGGCGTTTATCGATGGAGGGCTGGAAAGAGAAATCGAAGTCGTCCAGGGTCTTCTTAATGGGGAAGCCAGACATCTGGATCTGCTTCTCATAGGCCCGTTTCCGCTTGGATTTGGCTTCTTCTGAGAAAATGTGATCCAAAACCTCCACAATGTTGAGCTTGTCCGCCACCGCCCGTTCCAGGTAGTTGTCCAGAATCTCCAGGGTGTTTTTCATTTTAAGGGCTTCCAGGTTTTCCCTCAGCCTGTCCATAGTAAATTCAGTCATACAGCACCTCGTCATATCTGGATAAATCAGAGGGTTTCAAGGGGAAATCTATCACTTTGCCCTGTTCCAGCAGAATATTTTCTGCATCCATTGTCTGCTTCAACGTAAGCCTTCGGTAATGCTGAGGATTGACAACCATGTCCTTCCTTTGATACGATATTCGGTGCAGAGCGATCTGCTTGCCTTCATAGTAGGCCGCCAGCATACTGTCGAGGGCTACGACTGCCACATCTTTGCCGACATACTCCGCTGGCACGGAGTACTGATTGCCGGCGTAGGAGATGAGGCAGTCTTTTTGTACCCGCCTAAGGTTGATCTTGTCGATGATGTACTCTCTGGAGAGGGGACTCAACCCCTCCTTTTTCAGCCGCTCAAAAGGAACCTCGTTCGTGGTGGCATGAACTTTGCCATTGACCTTATTACACCAAGCCAAGGCTTGTCCATTCAAATCTGCCAGGCTGTTGTACTTGATCCCGACCATGAAGTTGTCCCGCACAAACTGCACCGTCCGCTCCACTTTTCCTTTCGTCTGGCCACGGTAGGGGCGGCACAGGATGGGCTTGAACCCGTAAAATCCCGCAAAGTCCTCAAACTGCCGGTTCAGAGTAGAGTCCTCCTGTTTCAGCAGCCGCTTAATGACCACCTGCTTCATGTTGTCGTACAGGATTTCCTCCGGGTACCCGCCAAAGTACCGGAATGCGTTCTGGTGACACCGAATCAGTGTGTTTGTGCTCATATCCGTTACAAATTCGATGTACCGCATCCGCGAGTACCCCAGTATCATGAGAAAACAGTACAGCTTCTTCCACTTCCCATCCTCGTACACCAGGTGATCCTCGAAGAATCCCCAGTCCATCTGCCCCTGCTTTCCCGGCATCGTCTCAAACCGCACTGTTGCTTTCTCATTCAAGTCCATCTTCCGGCTGCTCACATACGCCTTGACGATGCTGTAGCCTCCGTCGAATCCCATTTCCCGCAGCTTCTCCAGGATCCGCAGCGCCGAATACGGCGCTTCCTCCAGCCACTCGTCCACGATCTGCTTGTACGGATCCATCTTTGTTGGCTTCGGTTCGCTCAATGTGTACTCCGGCTTCTGCGGCGATTCCGCGTACCGCTTTGCCGTCCGCGGGTCCATGTGGTACTTCCGTCCCAGCTCCACATAGCTAAGTCCTTTCTGTCTGTCGCTTCGGATATCCATCCACTGTGCTCCTTTCATTTTCTGACTCCCTTTCCGGGCTCTTTTTCGCCCTATTGGGAGTCTATCTTTTTTTCGCCTCCTCCGCCACAAAACTACATTTTTTCCTCGGCGTTTTTTTACATTTTATCACTGGCGCTGACAGGCCTCCGTTACTCGATTGTGGAGGCTGATGGGCACCTGAGCACACAAGTTTTTTCGTTGTTCCATGCTGCTGTCTCCCTTCTTGATGGTGAAGCAAGTATATCGGGAAAGCCAAACGAAAGCTATCACCACAACCACCAACGATTCAGAGACAAAGCAAGCATAAGCGCCAATGTGAACAGAACGGAGGACGAGAAAAGCCCCCAGCCTGCTGGAACATCTCCTACAGGCTGGGGGCGGGCGGCTTTTTCCTTTTGGGAGCTTTCTCTGGTGGGCTGGGCTGGCCCTCCATGGTGATCTGCCCATCTACCTGCGTCACAGCCTGACGGTCTCCATGTTCTTTATCGGCAGCGGTTCGGATACCCTCTCCTTGGGATGTTTCAGCGGAAACCAGCCAGCCCTTTTGGAGCAGTCCATCCATAAGCTCAGCCACAAATTGATTCCCGATCTTGTTGCACCTGTCCTTGTCACAAAGGCGGCGGATTTCAAAGTGCTCCGCGACATGGACCGCAACAGGAGCTACGATATAGAGATTCCTGCGCGTTGTTCTGCATTTTTTCAGGATATACTCTGTAATCTCATCCCGCTTTGCCTCCAGCTCCGCCCGGTATCCCTCGTCGCTCAGGTCTCGGTATTCCTCATAGCGGTCAGTATGGTAACAACGAAAGGTCTGCGCTTTCGATAGCTGTTCCTGCAAAGACTGGATGTTGTCCTCATCCAGCACACCGCTGAAACTGCTGGGGTGCAGGTAGAGGTCCTGCTGGCCCTTAGTTACGGTGTCGCAGCACCCGTTGTGGCCCAGGGTGAGCGTCCAACCCAATGATTTGAACAGGCGGCGGCTTTCCTCTTTGAAGGCGGCCTTGTCAGAATCACTTGACCAACCGGAGACATAACCCTCGGTGTGGATGCGAAAATATACTTTCCGGTATGCCATGTTGAATTTCCTCCTAAATTTTTAAACTTTTAATTGGCAGACAAATGAAAAAAGCCGCCCTCGGCCCATCGGATCATATCCGACAGGCCGAGGGCGGCTGGTTTTCTTTGTTTGGAAGCTCCAGGGAATCGCTCGGGAGTTCGAACCCCTTCACTTTCTGGAACCCCTTCTAGAAGGGCTGAAAAGGGCTGTTTTGCATCTTTTTCACATTATTTCAAAATAACGCTTCCAATAATTTCAAGTTGCAACTTTTTCGCTCTGTTTTTGCTGTATTCTTTTTAAAATATGGAAAACACCGCATTTTCATGCGGTGTTTTCTGCCTGCATCTTTTTTGGCGACACAGGTTGGTGCGGCTGACGGGAGTCGAACCCGTACGCCCGTCCGGACACAAGCACCTCAAGCTTGCCAGTCTACCAATTCCAGCACAGCCGCAGAACGTGACAGAAGCAAGTCACTTTTGATATTATACTGTCCTTGGCGGGATTTGTCAACGGGATTTTTCAATTCTGGGGCAAAAATTTATTTTTGTTCAAAAAGGCGATTTCCGATATTGAAACATAGGCGCTCCGGTGCTATGATAATCGCGGCATGGACCATGAATTTTGACCGGAAGGAGCGGGGACAGAATGAAAAAGCAAACTGATTTTGACCGCCGTCTGGAGCGGCGCTATGACGAGCTGAAATGGCTGTACTGCGAGCTGTATCACAACGATACCCAGGCCTTCGGATACTTTTTAAAAATGCTGAGGAGCTGCTGGAGCCAGCGGAAGCGGGCGCTTCGGGCCCAGGACAGCCTCCGGGAGGCCGACCCCGGCTGGTACCGCCGGCGGGAGCTGCTGGGCATGATGCTCTATGTGGACGCCTTTGCCGGAAATCTGAAGGGGGTCAAAGGGAAGCTGTCCTATCTGGAGGAGTGCGGGGTGAACTATCTCCACCTGATGCCCCTGCTGAACACCCCCAAGGGCCGTAGCGACGGGGGCTACGCCGTCAGCGATTTCCGGTCCGTCCGGCCCGATCTGGGTACCATGGACGACCTGGAGAAGCTGGCCGACGCCTGCCGGAAGCGGGGGATCAGTCTCTGCCTGGACTTTGTGATGAACCACACCAGCGAGGACCATGAGTGGGCCCGGCGGGCCCGGGCGGGGGAGAGCGGCTATCGGGAGCGGTATTTCTTCTACGACAGCTGGGCGGTCCCCATGGAGTTTGAAAAGACGGTCCCCCAGGTATTCCCCACCACGGCGCCGGGCAGCTTTACCCAGCTGGAGGACGGGCAGATCGTGATGACCAGCTTCTATCCCTACCAGTGGGACCTGAACTACGCCAACCCCGCGGTGTTCAACGACATGACGGAAAATCTGCTGTTTCTGGCTAACCGGGGGATGGACGTGCTGCGGCTGGACGCCATTCCCTACATATGGAAGGAGCTGGGGACCGATTGCCGGAACCTGCCCCAGGTCCACACCTTGTCCCGGATGCTGCGCATCGCCTGCGAGGTCGTCTGTCCCAGCGTTCTGCTGCTGGGGGAGGTGGTGATGGAGCCCTCCAAGGTGGCCGCCTATTTCGGCACCACCGAAAAGCCGGAGTGCCACATGCTCTACAACGTGACCACCATGGCTACCACCTGGCACACCCTGGCAACCGGGGATGTCTCCCTGCTG
It contains:
- a CDS encoding IS21 family transposase ISMac9, which encodes MTEFTMDRLRENLEALKMKNTLEILDNYLERAVADKLNIVEVLDHIFSEEAKSKRKRAYEKQIQMSGFPIKKTLDDFDFSFQPSIDKRQIDELATMRFLENGENVVFLGPPGVGKTHLASALGLVAAQHRFSTYYINCHQLIEQLKKAHFENRLPDKLKVLAKYRMLIIDEIGYLPMDIQGANLFFQLIARRYEKTSTVFTSNKTFSQWNEVFADVTIASAILDRVLHHCTVINIKGESYRLKERKEFMRQKQQIVNTLFEQGSC
- the ams gene encoding Amylosucrase; this translates as MKKQTDFDRRLERRYDELKWLYCELYHNDTQAFGYFLKMLRSCWSQRKRALRAQDSLREADPGWYRRRELLGMMLYVDAFAGNLKGVKGKLSYLEECGVNYLHLMPLLNTPKGRSDGGYAVSDFRSVRPDLGTMDDLEKLADACRKRGISLCLDFVMNHTSEDHEWARRARAGESGYRERYFFYDSWAVPMEFEKTVPQVFPTTAPGSFTQLEDGQIVMTSFYPYQWDLNYANPAVFNDMTENLLFLANRGMDVLRLDAIPYIWKELGTDCRNLPQVHTLSRMLRIACEVVCPSVLLLGEVVMEPSKVAAYFGTTEKPECHMLYNVTTMATTWHTLATGDVSLLRRQMEALCALPKSFLFLNYLRCHDDIGWGLDYPWLRWSFGIDEVAHKRYLNDWFTGRWPGSDSRGELYNDDPRLGDARLCGTTASLCGLEAAVFEQDPFKVERAVACGLTLHAWMLSQSGIPVIYSGDEVGQLNDYTYHDDPDRREDSRYIHRGAFQWELAGHRDDLDTPQGKLFQGLRRLEQLRASEPCFDAGADVWVEDSGSPHVLALCRRTGERELVCLFNFSQNFVQAGVNREGSYTELMYGTRYEDIHSIQLWPNGFAWLLRES